The Pseudanabaena sp. PCC 6802 genomic interval GACGGCAACTGCTTCTTCGATTTTTCTCCTGGTATCCTCAACCCATTTCAAATTGTAGCGATCGTATTCATCCAATAAACGTAGGAGAATTTCCAGAACTTCTTCGGCAGAACGGTACTTACCAGCCTGAATCTTAGATTGAATAAAGTGTTCTTGAGCGGGGGGAAGACTAATGCTCATAGTATGTTTGCAGCTAATCTGCCTACCATTTTAAACCAGCGAGTGAGTGGAGGGGGCGTAGCCCCCTCCACTCACTCAAAACTTTTGTTTCGATCTGCTATAGCGTTTTTCAACTGAGAACAGGTTTTATTGACGGGGTGAAGGGGTTCCACACGGCAGTGGCTCTAGCGGGGAACCCCCAAGACCGCCCTGCCTCCCCTTCTTGGGGGCAATGCCCCCAAACCCCCTAATCTTTCCGATCTGAAAAACGCTATAGCTTATTTTGCGACGCATCGATCGAGTACCTTTTTGCCGTTAGCCTCGAGAGAAGTTAGTTTGTCTTTGGTATAAAGAGTAGTTTTGCCATCGCTGTATTTTGTGCCGGAGCCTGCCTTGGCAGAAGCTAGAGTCAGTTGTTTTTTATCCCATTCGAACTTTGCGCCTTTGTCAGAGTACTCTACTTTCAAAGTCTTTTTGTCAGCACACGTATATTCAACCGTTTTAACGGTAGATGCAGCGGGTTTAGCAGTAGGCGCAGGTTTGGTTTCAGCTACTTTGGGGGTGGTAGCGGGCTTGGTTTGAGTTGCGGTATTAGCAACTGCAATACCTGCGGAAAGAGAACCCAACGCGATAGTAGCAGCGATTATAGAATTACGAATTGAATTTGATTTCATGGTTAATATTCTTCTGAAGCTAGACACTTTTAGTTGTAGACAGATTTGTTAGTCCAGGGGGCGGGGCTGTGCCCTCACGCAGGGGGACACCCCTGCACCCCGTCCTAAGCCTGTTAGCTATAGCTATATCAACTTAGAAGATAAAGGTGAGGAATTGGTGAGGTTTGAGATCGCGCGTACCGAATTAAATTAGCTTATGCTTTGCAACCGGCAGTCTGACTGTAAAGGTAGATCCTTTGTTTAGGTGGCTGGTGACGCTAATTAGCCCGTTGTGATGGTTGGCGATCGCTCTGGCAATTGCTAACCCGAGACCAGAACCGCCAGAATGATAAGAACGGGCGCTATCAGCTTGCCAAAAGCGATCGAATATTTTGTTAATGTCCGCTGGGGCAATGCCAATGCCAGTATCCTCAATTGAGACCTGGATGTATTTGCGATAAAAAACCGTGTTAATACCTATCTGACCGCCGTTAGGCGTGTATTGAATGGCATTTTCTAACAAATTGCGAAATAGACGAGACAGTTGGGGGGCATCACCAGCAACGGTTAAACCAGCCATCAGATTTTGGTTTAACTGAAGTGCTTTATCGTCTAACTGTGGCCGCAACTGTTGGATCAGTTCTTCCAAGATGCTGTTGAGTTGATGTACCTGAGTTTGCAGTTTAGAGCGATCGACCCTGGCAAGCAGGAGCAGATCGGAGGTGAGCTGGGTAATCTGATTAGCAGCACTGATAATTGCCTCAAACTTTTGCCGATCGCTAGAGCGCATTCCTGCTGGGTACTTGAGCGCAACAGCAGCATTATTTTTGATGGCGGTAAGGGGACTGCGCAACTCGTGGGAGGCATCAGAGGTGAATTGCTGCAGTTGCGCGAAGCTGCGCTCGATCGGTTGCATTGCTTGACTGGTAAGCCAAATCCCACCTATACCGCTGAGGAAGATCGCAACAAAAATACCGCTGCCAAGCCCCCAATTTAATTGATCGATGGTTTTGTCTATGGCTTGTAAGGACTGACTAGCTCGCGCAAAACCGATGCGATGCCCGTCGTTGCTTGTAATTGGTAGGGTAACGCTTTGAATGTGTCCCTGGATAGAAGAACTCTTACCTTTACGGTCGAGTGCAACTGGTACAGTAGGAAAGGTCATGCCAAGGGTAACGATGAGTTTTCCATGCGAGTCAAACCATTGCAACGAGCGATCGCGATTTTTGAGATCCTTGTCAGAAAAATCGCTATCTACTTTAAGTTTGCCATCTTCATACTGTAGTTCTCTAGTTGCAGCATCGGCTATGGTGGTGAGATCTTCGGTGAGTTGGTCGATCCGGTTGTGCTCGAACACAATTCTGACTGACAGGGCGAATACGCTCAGAATTGTCCCGAGAACTAGTAAATACATGAATAAAAGACGATAGCGAATAGCTCTAAACATAGTCGATATAGCCGCTAGAGGGAGCTAGTTATTAGTTGGGAGGTGCAGGGGCGGGCGATCGCAGGCGATACCCCATACCATGGACTGTCTCAATTATGTCCTCTGAGGCTCCGACTGCCTTGAGCTTTTGCCGCAGTCCTTTGATGTGCGTTTTCACTGCGTCTTCCCCCGGACAGCGATCGAAGCTCCACAGTTTATCGATGAGCGCGCTGCGACTAAAAATCCGGGTAGGATGTCTCAAAAATAGCTCCATCAACATATACTCTTTAGGGGTCAGATTTAGGGGAGTCTCCTTATACATGACCTTACAAGCAA includes:
- a CDS encoding type II toxin-antitoxin system ParD family antitoxin; protein product: MSISLPPAQEHFIQSKIQAGKYRSAEEVLEILLRLLDEYDRYNLKWVEDTRRKIEEAVAVSNHTAPIDGETFVHQILERFQRSH
- a CDS encoding MliC family protein; protein product: MKSNSIRNSIIAATIALGSLSAGIAVANTATQTKPATTPKVAETKPAPTAKPAASTVKTVEYTCADKKTLKVEYSDKGAKFEWDKKQLTLASAKAGSGTKYSDGKTTLYTKDKLTSLEANGKKVLDRCVAK
- a CDS encoding ATP-binding protein gives rise to the protein MFRAIRYRLLFMYLLVLGTILSVFALSVRIVFEHNRIDQLTEDLTTIADAATRELQYEDGKLKVDSDFSDKDLKNRDRSLQWFDSHGKLIVTLGMTFPTVPVALDRKGKSSSIQGHIQSVTLPITSNDGHRIGFARASQSLQAIDKTIDQLNWGLGSGIFVAIFLSGIGGIWLTSQAMQPIERSFAQLQQFTSDASHELRSPLTAIKNNAAVALKYPAGMRSSDRQKFEAIISAANQITQLTSDLLLLARVDRSKLQTQVHQLNSILEELIQQLRPQLDDKALQLNQNLMAGLTVAGDAPQLSRLFRNLLENAIQYTPNGGQIGINTVFYRKYIQVSIEDTGIGIAPADINKIFDRFWQADSARSYHSGGSGLGLAIARAIANHHNGLISVTSHLNKGSTFTVRLPVAKHKLI